The genomic window GCGCGGTCCAGCGGGATCCGCTCGTCGGCGGCCAGCTTGTCCAGGAGCTCGTTGCGCTCGGCGCCCTGCTCGCGCATGGCGAGGGCGGAGGCGACGGCGTTCTCCTTGATGGCCTCGTGGGCGACCTCGCGGCCCACGCCGGCGCGGACGGCGCCCATGAGGACCTTGGTGGTGGCCAGGAAGGGCAGGTAGCGGTCCAGCTCGCGGGCGATGACCGCGGGGAAGGCGCCGAACTCGTCGAGGACGGTGAGGAAGGTCTCCAGGAGGCCGTCGAAGGCGAAGAACGCGTCCGGCAGGGCCACCCGGCGCACCACCGAGCAGGAGACGTCGCCCTCGTTCCACTGGTCGCCCGCCAGCTCGCCGGTCATCGACGCGTAGCCGCGCAGGATGACCATCAGGCCGTTGACGCGCTCGCAGGAGCGGGTGTTCATCTTGTGCGGCATCGCCGAGGAGCCGACCTGGCCGGGCTTGAAGCCCTCGGTCACGAGCTCGTGGCCCGCCATCAGGCGGATCGTCTTGGCGATCGACGACGGGGCGGCGGCCAGCTGCACGAGGGTGGTGACCACGTCGTAGTCGAGCGAGCGCGGGTAGACCTGGCCGACCGAGGTGAAGGCGTGCGCGAAGCCGAGGTGCCCGGCGATCCGCTGCTCCAGGTCGGCCAGCTTCGAGGCGTCGCCGCCGAGCAGGTCGAGCATGTCCTGGGCGGTGCCGACCGGGCCCTTGATGCCGCGCAGCGGGTAGCGGCCGAGGAGGTCCTCCAG from Streptomyces showdoensis includes these protein-coding regions:
- the purB gene encoding adenylosuccinate lyase; the encoded protein is MTAVTAKPRIPNVLAGRYASAELAVLWSPEQKVKLERQLWLAVLRAQKDLGIEVPDAALSDYERVLDQVDLGSIAEREKVTRHDVKARIEEFNALAGHEHVHKGMTSRDLTENVEQLQIRLSLELMRDRTVSVLARLGKLSAEYAELVMAGRSHNVAAQATTLGKRFATAADELLAAYARLEDLLGRYPLRGIKGPVGTAQDMLDLLGGDASKLADLEQRIAGHLGFAHAFTSVGQVYPRSLDYDVVTTLVQLAAAPSSIAKTIRLMAGHELVTEGFKPGQVGSSAMPHKMNTRSCERVNGLMVILRGYASMTGELAGDQWNEGDVSCSVVRRVALPDAFFAFDGLLETFLTVLDEFGAFPAVIARELDRYLPFLATTKVLMGAVRAGVGREVAHEAIKENAVASALAMREQGAERNELLDKLAADERIPLDRAQLDALMADKLSFTGAAADQVAVVVSRIEEIVKQHPEAAGYTPGSIL